The window ggGCAAGCACCagcactcacattttcttcagaaaaatattaaaatatattaatttgtattattttgtaatatttaaatattcatttttttttcagtaataaattttaattttagatgGGCAAgcaccaaaatatatttaaaagttttatatatataatataaaaaatatttttatataatataaaaaatatttttttttgttttttttttaaagaaattaattcttTAAATTTAAGGGTAAATGTTTagtaatttgttttaattttacacGGGCATGCACCACCACACACATTTTCttccaaaaaaagaaaacacttttcagtaaataaacaaaaactgatAACTAGGACAAAACTTTTAATGGAGCCACCAAACTAAAATGTAACAGGGTCAAAAATCCTGACAGATCACAGTACAAAAAGGATAGCGgtagtataaaaataaatatttctactCCAGAATCAGTTCATCATATTGctcatatttcattattttggtGTTGTTCTATTAGACATAATGGGTAGTATGTCATTTAGTGTAAGCATGAAGTGGTCTATTACTATAAAAGTGGTCTTTTATCACTTTAACTCTCAGTGCTTCTCTTTACAAACAGATGTAACAAAGTTTTCACAACTGAAATATTCACAACTGGAGTAGAGGATGTAGGGTCATTTAAAGCGGGTTACGCTGGTGTAATCTCAAACTTTGTACTTTGAATAGGCCTAAATTAGCATTTGTTTCTTCAAAGAAATCTGAGGTCTGAGTGTCTACAGTTTTCAGAGCTGAAGAAGATTCAAAGGACTTAAAGCTCTTCTTTCCTCTTGATGATCAGCTTCCGAACCATATCCGCTATCCGTGGGCGGATTTCTTTGACGGAGACATCAGGACCCCACGCATCAACAACTTTGCCATCAGTATCGATGAGGTACTTCCAGAAATTCCAGGTCGGCTCTTTCCTAGACGCCTCTGAAATTAGAAGAGAGTGTGACGGTTGTTTAGATGTGAGCACAGCATGTCAAATTAATAAGCTGTTACACTGCATGAAAATGAAATGCACttgattttatatttagtttctTATGCATGACATTCAGATATTTTGAAGTGTGAAAAGtgtcaaaatacttttttacCTCTCTGTAATATCAGCATTTACATTTGCATGATCATCAAACCGGTTCCACTCACCCACAAGGTATTTGTAAGCGTTATTTGCCCCTATTCCAACCACAGCGATCTTGCTGAAGATGGGGAAAGATACCCCGTAGACCCGCCGCACGAAGCTGTCTATCTCTTTATCGCTGCCGGGTTCCTGCTGGCCAAATTGGTTACAGGGAAATGCCAGAACATTGAAATGAAACGGGCCAAAGTCTTTTTGCAACAGCTGGAGGTCTTTGTAGTGCTCGTCGGTGTAACCGCACTCACTGGCCACATTCACTACCAGTGAAACCTACAAACAGTACAGGAAAATCAACAACATCATACACAATATATGTCTACATTCAGGgttataaacagacagacagacaggtagatagatGGACCCTCAGTCAGCTCTGTAACTCAATAAAGAACTTTACAGCCATGACTGAAGTAGAGCAAATGAAGGTAATATTAGGAGAGGGACCGACAGCACTGGCTGCGAGATACGTGTGGATGTGCCACAGCCTGAGAGACAGCAGGTGAatgtgtgtaatgtgtgtgtctGACCTCAGTGTGTTTCTCTACCGTCCACCACAGTGACCCTcagtacgtgtgtgtgtgtgtgtgtgtgtgtgtgtgtatatatgtgtgttaaaACACTGTGGTATCAAACATGGACATGTTCtaatttgttacactgtaaatttaagtttaagttatgttgtaatatttgatagcgttataatatttgatattattttcttcttttatacagatgttttttattattgttttatgtatgctttggcaatattgtatgatttacagtcatgccaataaagcaattttgaatttgataaagacagacagacagacagatagatacagatagatagatggatagatagatagatagacatatatatatatatatatatatatatatatagatatatatatatatatatatatatagatagatagatagatagatagagatagatacagacagacagacagacagacagacagatagatagatagagacagacagacagacagacagacagatagatagatagatagatagagatagatacagacagacagacagacagacagacagacagacagacagacagacagacagacagacagacagacagacagacagacagatagatagatagatagatagatagatagatagatagatagatagatagatagatacagacagacagacagacagacagacagacagacagacagacagacagacagacagacagacagacagacagacagacagatagatagatagatagatagatagatagatagatagatagatagatagatagatagatagatagacagacagacagacagacagacagacagacagacagatagatagatagatagatagatagatagatagatagatagatagatagatagatagatagatacacacCCTAATCAATAAACACGTAAAACAGaccaaaaatggaaaaatatttgcatGCTTTGTCGATTTCAAAAAAGCATTTGATTCTATTTGGCACGACGGATTATATTACAAACTTTTACAAAGCGGTGTAGGGGGTAAAGCTTATGACATTATAAAATCAATGTATTCGAACAACAAATGTGCAATACGAATTGGCAACAAACATACAGAATTCTTCACCCAGAAGACAGGAGTGCGGCAGGGCTGTAGCCTGAGTCCAACGCTgttcaacatttacattaatgaaCTAGCGGTGCAGCTGGAACGGTCTACAGCTCCCGGACTCACTCTACAAGACAAGAACATCAAGCTCTTGCTGTATGCAGATGATCTGGTGCTGCTGTCACCCACTGCACAGGGACTACAGCAGCACCTGGACCTGCTGGACGACTACTGCCAGAACTGGGCCCTGGCAGTAAACCTCAAGAAGACCAACGTTATGGTCTTCCAGAAAAAGCCCAGATGTCAGGAACACAGATACCAGTTCAGTCTAGGCAGCACCGCCCTAGAACACACGATGCAGTACACTTACCTCGGTCTGATCATCACTGCATCGGGGAGTTTCAGTATGGCAGTGAATGCTCTCAAAGATAAAGCTCGAAGAGCTCTATACGCCATCAAGAAAAGGTTCCAAAACATTgatttaccaattccaatctgGTGTAAAATATTTGATAGTGTGATTCAGCCCATTGCGCTGTATGGAAGTGAGGTTTGGGGTCCACTCAGTGATCAGAGCTACACTAGATGGGACAGACATCCAACAGAAGCCCTACACACAGAATTCTGCAAAATGATCCTAAAATTACAAAGAAGAACACCCAATAATGCATGTAGGGCAGAATTAAGCCGATTCCCATTGATTATTAATATGCAAAAAAGATCCCTCAAATTCTGGATGCAtctaaaatcaagtcccacagAATCgctacattttaaagcattacaAACCCAAGAACTGAACCCCGAAAAGAGTCCCCTCAGTCAGCTGGTCCTGAGACTTACTAACCTGACTAACTCTACTAACACTAACCAGTCTCAGACCAGCACTGCTTCtccaaacatcaaaataaaccaaattTTCAAACAATCTAAAAATACATATCTGGAACATTGGGATGAGGAAACTAAAACACAAAGTAAATTACAATTCTATCGAACTCTAAAATCAAATTATGAATTAGAAGAATATCTCCAAAGTGTCAAAGACACAAAGCAGAGACGGATCCTGACCA of the Megalobrama amblycephala isolate DHTTF-2021 linkage group LG24, ASM1881202v1, whole genome shotgun sequence genome contains:
- the gpx7 gene encoding glutathione peroxidase 7 — its product is MGMFLRALTLLTLSCLIEAKQKDFYTFKVVNSRGRLVSLDKYRGSVSLVVNVASECGYTDEHYKDLQLLQKDFGPFHFNVLAFPCNQFGQQEPGSDKEIDSFVRRVYGVSFPIFSKIAVVGIGANNAYKYLVEASRKEPTWNFWKYLIDTDGKVVDAWGPDVSVKEIRPRIADMVRKLIIKRKEEL